TGGAGAATTATTTATGACACAAGCAAATAGCGAACCAACTTTAACGGATGTCGTTCAAGGTCTAAATGACCTATCGGCAGAATTTAAAAGGCTCTCATCTAATGTTGAGAGACTGTCCACCGATGTGGAGAAGTCTAACGATAAATTTGAGATTTATCGACAAGCTAATCAATCTTTAGTTAATTTGGCGTTTAGTTTGATTGCTAGTGCCACTGTTGGTTTAGTTGTTAGCTTGATATTTAAACGCTCTTAAGCGAGCAATTTTTCTGACTCTTGACTTCTTTGTAAAATCAGCCTAAGCCTGATAATGCCAATACAACAGCAATGCTAATACCCTTAACCCGCCAGAAATTTGAACAATTAATTCCTATCCTTGCTACTGGCCCCCAATATGCCTACTACTGGGGAAAATTCCCAGTATTTTTGAGACGACTGCTAATTTCTGTGGTCGCTTTGTGCATTGTCGTGTTTATTCTTGGCAAATTTATATTAGGTGAAGGACTGTTGACCTTCTTTTTGGGAGTAATTGCTGGTCTGTATTGGCTATGGGCTCCAGTCTACTGGGCAAGTTTACGAAATATCGCCTGCCGCAAATTACCATATAGTGGCTTTTGGCGGGGCGAGGTTATAGATTTATTTATTACAGAAGAATTAATTGGGGAGGAGCAAACTGTCAATAATCGCGGACAGTTAGTCATCATTGAAAACCGAGAGCGACGCTTAAATATAGAAGTAGGTGATGAAACTGGATTTACTACACAATTACAAGTACCACTAAAACGTACTCATAAAGCGATCGCACCTGGTCAAATGGCTGAAATGGTCGTAATGTCCAATCGTCCCGATCTCAGCAGCATTAATAAAGTATCTGACATCTACATTCCCAGTCAAAACCTTTGGGTAAGCGATTATCCTTTCTTAAGAAAAGATGCCTTTGCAGATGTTAGTCGCCAGCTAGAATACGGAGATGACTCCGATTATCCTAGAAAACGTTCTTCTAAATCTAGGCGTAGAAGCTCCTAAGTTCTGAATATCCAAGCCAAATGTGCAATAGTTTAATACAGTTTTGAATTTTCAACCAACAATATTAGTTTTTTGACCATAAGCTTCCCAAGCTAAGTCAACCAGTCCGTTAACAATAGCTGCTGCTGCCACCGCACTCCCCTTACGACCATCAATAGTAATGTGGGCAATCATCGAATCTTTCAATCTTGCCTTAGCAACATCCACCTCTACAAATCCTGAAGGCGTTCCAATCACTAGGGCAGGTCTAATTTGATCCGCTTCAATTAACTCGACAATAGTAGTTAAAGCAGTTTGTGCCTGACCCACAACATAAATTGCTTCTGGATAGCGTTTAGCTAGGGTTTCAATTCCCCAAGCCGCCCGCGTTTTGTCTTTTTGGGGTCGAGTCCAAGCTTCCATACTACAATAGACGGGATTAGAAAAAGTATTTTGAATATTTGGTGTAATCCCAACTTGCACCATTGGCACATCTACCACAATTGTGCTACGGGCTGCCAAAGCTGCTGCCCCCGCGTGCAAGGCACGTTCAGAAAAACGAATTAACGATTTATATTCAAAATCGGCGGTTGCATAAATTACCCGACGTAAAATTTCGTATTCTGCGGGTGAAAAGCTGTGATTGCCAATTTCTCGGTCAATAATTGATAAACTTTGGGCATCAGTGACGTGCCATTCCATAGGAATAAATTTATAAGCTATTAGCATACACAATACAGGATTTACCCCATAGCTATGAAGCTTGGGGTTTGGGGTAGATTAATTTTGCTCAGAAACAAAAACTTTCTGACTCCTCAGTTTTAGCTTAAGTTTCGGAACTCGAAGATCGAGCTAGCATGGGCGACAGGTAAGCGACTAATGCACCGATGAGGAAACCACTGACGTTACGAAACAGAGGCAACCATTCTGTTGTTCTAGTAATAACTGGCGCAATGCCAAAGGAAATAAACAGAATTCCCCAAAGCGGTGAGAAAATTAGCGCCCACTGCCATGCAAAGATTTGTCCTTGTTTACGTGGTTGACCAGCAAATCCACAGATAACTCCACCGAGAATTGAACTAATCAGAGTAAGAATCCACTGTTCTCGTGGCAAACCAGGTACAACGTTACAACCACCGCGACGCAAGCAGGTTTTGATTGATTCTAAAGATTCAATGATTGCTTGGTCTTCACCATGTTCTCGCACAAAGTACAAATTGCCGAAGCGTGTTTGCAACTCAATCCAGAAAGTACGCGGCATGAGTTGGTATACAGCATCGCCAACATTAAAGTTGAGAATATTGCCGCCACGTGAGTCTGCGACTAGCAAAATACTTTTGTCATCCAGACCCCAAAAATTTTTGACTGCTCGACCTGGTGTGCGATCAAATTGAGTTAAAACTCTTAGCTTCCAGCCTGTAGCAGCTTCAAAGTCTTCTAAATCTTTGGCAAGTGCTTCTTCCTGAATAGCTGTTAACGACTTGGCTAAGTCAATTATGGGTGTCTGAGTATCTGGCAGTAAGTCTGCATTTTCATAAGCATACGCGACGGGGGCGATCGCCCAAGCTGAGAATGCTAGAAAAACCGCTAGTAATGATACCAAAATTCGTTGCGTAACACGATGCTGCATTGTGACGTTTTATCAAAAGTTATTGCGTGGACGGTGAATTGATGCCTTGATATAGCTCAAGAAATAAAAAAGTATTAATTTATTTACACTTCTTTACTTTAATCTAATATTCCGTTGTAGCAAAGTATTTACTCTCGTCCCACTGGAACAATACCTAAACTTTGTAGGCACATTTGAGGTACGAAACAAGTGCAGGAGCTATGTTTTGCGTAAGTCCTGCCAGGATTTACACCATTAAAATGCGTAAGTCCTGACACTATGGCAACAGTTTAGTTAAGGTATTGTTTCTTCGTCTGCCTCGTCTTGGGTAGTGGGGTGTACTAAATAATCTTCTGAGTCTAGTGGTTGCAAATCTTCATGATTTCTTAAGTAAGGTGAGACATCATTGGGATCTGAGCTAAAAGCTTTACGGTTAAATGCGCTGTTAGTTTCAGCGCGATCGCTTCGTTGAGCAGCCTGGGTATCTGGTAGTGTTGTTCCGCCCCTGCGTAGATCGAAAGTATTTTTTTGCGACTGCGGTAGACGATCAGACTTACGCCCTGTATTGGGACGTTTCAAAGCTCTCCAAGCGGCTTTGACACCAGTAATTACACTGCGAGTAGTTGTTTGTAAGTTTTGAGCCTGCTTTTTAGCACCACTCACACTTTGATCCACTTGTTTAACTACTTGAGTTGCACTTTTGACACCCTCATTCACCTCATCAGTCAACTCTGTAATTTCTATGCCAGTCAAGCGAATAGACTCTAAGGTAGGCGGGAGTTCTCGCCTGAGAGTATCAAATAACTTTTCCGCACTGCGGGCAGCACGAGCTAATTCTTGCAAAGCTGGCAACGCTGTTACTAAAACAGCAGTTAAGCTAACTGCAACTAGCAAGATGGACAGTCCTAGCCAAAATAGAGGATCAATCACCAGTGTCGAGCCTACAGCTTATAATCAGAAACCGATGGACGTGACTCAGCAGGTACTTCAGGTTTAGTATGCTTAAGTGTTTGGCGCTCTTGCTTCGTAGCATCAACTCCTGCGGCGATCGCTTCCTGTAAGCGGCTAAGAGTTTGATCCCATTTTCGCAGTGCCGATTCCGAGAGTCGATCTGCTTGTATTTGGACACTCGTAGATACATCCTCTGCTAACTCTGGTAGGGCATCAGCAGATTTTTTCAAAAGTTGCCGCGTTTCTCTACCTGTACGCGGAGCAACTAATAAACCAGTTATCGCTCCGAGGGCGGTTCCCAGCAACACGCCGCTAATAAATGATCCAGGACTTGTTTTTGACATCTTCTGGTCTCTATCTTTAACTCCAATTTTATTAGACACCAGCCACAAAACCACCCCAAACATTGCTCATTACAGTTACTCTAAGTCTTACACCAGGACGAATTAAGGCATTTTGTTGCGAATTTTAGATTTGCGATCGCTCAACCTTGTTTGGGATAATCTCTGTAGTAGACTCAATATAGCCAAGACTTGTTGCACTTTTTTAATTTGCGGCTCAAGCCGTTGATAGCGTTCGTTAAGCTTGTGGAAACTTCTTTGACCCTTAGAAATTGTTTTTGGGCCACTGCTGAGTACTTTATGGGTATTGCGTTCAGCTTTAGTTAAGGTATCTGCTATTTTCGCTAGCCGCGATCGTAATTTGCGTATTTGTAAAGCTACATACAAGCAAATTAAGGAAATGATGGTATTGAGAACTACAACGACTGTCACCATATTTTATTAAAAGTTATACCTATTAATTAATCATTAACAACTTACAAATACTTTTTTTACAAAAAATTTCAATTTTTCGTTCTAGCTGATTCAACACATCAAAAAAACAGCTACATAGGGAAAAAGGTAACTCAATACGCTTGGCTATGAGCATTGCATTTTAATTGTGCGATCGCATTTCTTAACTCGCCAGCCATTGCTAAGGCGGAATAATGTTGTCAGTTACTTGGATATTATTTAATGACTGAAATTCACTTAGCGGATGAGGATGTGCTTTCAATGGAGCGAGGGCTTAGTCCTGTCAGCGATCCAACGGTATAAGTTTCTGAAATTCTTGATTTCATAGAGGCTCAGACAGGTAATAGAACATCCGATTGGTTTAGAGACGGCGCTCCCTGCCGTGTTCTTAGATCGTCTGGAGGTGGATGGAAATCGGGCAAAGTGTTTATACGTCTAAGCTTTTTCCCCGACGAAGATAATGGGTAACCTCATTTTAGTTAGCGTGTGCGATCGAGTTTATTTATAGTTGCGATCGCGCTTCATAGTCAAAGATATTTAAATTGGGGTAAATTACCCCAATAACCAAAGTCCTAGCACTTAGACTCAAAACCCCCAAAACCGTTATGGAATGGGGGGTTTAAGATATTATTTTAATGCCTGGAGGCAGAATTGAACTGCCGACACGAGGATTTTCAGTCCTCTGCTCTACCAACTGAGCTATCCGGGCTGGTGTTTTTTATCCTTAACTAACTTAACAAATTTAACTGCTATTGGCAAGCTTTTTTTGCCAGTTAGCTAAATATTCTCACTCACACCCCTCACAACGGTTACGGTGAGACGATTATAAAAAATTTTACAGAAAATACATGAATATATGTTCAGATGTTATGATAATAAACAGAACTGATTAGGAAAAAGTTATGACAACCGTAACCTCAATGAAATGCGCCTGCGATTCCTGCTTGTGCGTTGTTAACATTGGTGAAGCAATTGAAAAGGATGAAAAGTACTACTGTAGCCAACCCTGTGCTAATGGTCATGCCGATGGGCAAGGCTGCGGTCATAGTGGCTGTGGATGCACCTAAAACTACAAGCCCTGCCCTCATGCCGTCGTTTTGGGCAGGGTTGTTTGCTTGATTGAGTGAACTTGTGGAAATTGTATTAGGTTAGTACTGTCAAGTTTAGAAATTAAATGTCGGCTAAACTTTCATCTGATAAATTTGTAACCCATTCGCTTCAAAAAGCAGAGAATCTTAATTGTCATCCGCCACATCCGATTGACCTTGATGAGTGCCAACATCTTAAAGAGCAGATTCT
Above is a genomic segment from Oculatellaceae cyanobacterium containing:
- a CDS encoding phosphate ABC transporter permease; translation: MLIPLTRQKFEQLIPILATGPQYAYYWGKFPVFLRRLLISVVALCIVVFILGKFILGEGLLTFFLGVIAGLYWLWAPVYWASLRNIACRKLPYSGFWRGEVIDLFITEELIGEEQTVNNRGQLVIIENRERRLNIEVGDETGFTTQLQVPLKRTHKAIAPGQMAEMVVMSNRPDLSSINKVSDIYIPSQNLWVSDYPFLRKDAFADVSRQLEYGDDSDYPRKRSSKSRRRSS
- a CDS encoding DUF948 domain-containing protein, with product MIDPLFWLGLSILLVAVSLTAVLVTALPALQELARAARSAEKLFDTLRRELPPTLESIRLTGIEITELTDEVNEGVKSATQVVKQVDQSVSGAKKQAQNLQTTTRSVITGVKAAWRALKRPNTGRKSDRLPQSQKNTFDLRRGGTTLPDTQAAQRSDRAETNSAFNRKAFSSDPNDVSPYLRNHEDLQPLDSEDYLVHPTTQDEADEETIP
- a CDS encoding metallothionein, which translates into the protein MKCACDSCLCVVNIGEAIEKDEKYYCSQPCANGHADGQGCGHSGCGCT
- a CDS encoding YtxH domain-containing protein, which codes for MSKTSPGSFISGVLLGTALGAITGLLVAPRTGRETRQLLKKSADALPELAEDVSTSVQIQADRLSESALRKWDQTLSRLQEAIAAGVDATKQERQTLKHTKPEVPAESRPSVSDYKL
- a CDS encoding precorrin-8X methylmutase, translated to MLIAYKFIPMEWHVTDAQSLSIIDREIGNHSFSPAEYEILRRVIYATADFEYKSLIRFSERALHAGAAALAARSTIVVDVPMVQVGITPNIQNTFSNPVYCSMEAWTRPQKDKTRAAWGIETLAKRYPEAIYVVGQAQTALTTIVELIEADQIRPALVIGTPSGFVEVDVAKARLKDSMIAHITIDGRKGSAVAAAAIVNGLVDLAWEAYGQKTNIVG
- a CDS encoding TPM domain-containing protein encodes the protein MQHRVTQRILVSLLAVFLAFSAWAIAPVAYAYENADLLPDTQTPIIDLAKSLTAIQEEALAKDLEDFEAATGWKLRVLTQFDRTPGRAVKNFWGLDDKSILLVADSRGGNILNFNVGDAVYQLMPRTFWIELQTRFGNLYFVREHGEDQAIIESLESIKTCLRRGGCNVVPGLPREQWILTLISSILGGVICGFAGQPRKQGQIFAWQWALIFSPLWGILFISFGIAPVITRTTEWLPLFRNVSGFLIGALVAYLSPMLARSSSSET